A genomic segment from Nicotiana tabacum cultivar K326 chromosome 7, ASM71507v2, whole genome shotgun sequence encodes:
- the LOC107788384 gene encoding kinesin-like protein KIN-10A, translating into MAPTPKNQITPSPLSKLNQPHVVNSRTPQSKHRLNFTTTVKEGPPPEHPVEVIGRIRDYSDNKKDKSLSELQVNSDHRSLRVRTDIGYRDFTLDGVSLSEEEDLDEFYKKFVESRIDGVKLGDKCTIMMYGPTGAGKSHTMFGSVKQPGIVYKSLRNILGDENDENSDKIGVGTFVQVTVLEIYNEEIYDLLSSTNSGGGFGFGWSKASASKVKLEVICKKPKNATFISGTEAIKISKEIQKVEKRRTVKSTLCNERSSRSHCMIILDVPTVGGRLMLVDMAGSENIEQAGQTGLEAKMQTAKINQGNIALKRVVESIANGDSHVPFRDSKLTMLLQDSFEDDKSKILMILCASPDPKELHKTISTLEYGAKAKCIVRGPHTPLKEKGAEDSSSSAVILGSRIAVMDQFIYKLQMENKLKEKERNEAQKALMRKEEEIATLRTKLELVQGKGTEITEEINVKVNERTQTLKSELEMRIQECQKMANEIVEMERRKMEERVLQQQQEFEMLRRRLEEMEAELRRSRAESGSSVQVEENTFAKRLQDIYSEDAAGMVKSMDLDRSIDMDNGKRDILVYKPEGGNTFQAILGYPNISNSGEVEDPAVNLGLPHFANKASLSTVFEEDEEGDGELEVQKEVIEEKRICSGLLNHGTSCLRPAPDDFSDLSKDTDVCMGAAPSRKVLIENIFTLCGNYRELSHHSIIPAKPAEKNVKDTDFSSPTDKTIGAVKDFHTPSVGFSKDHSPSVYPETIKKSSVNQTKTFKSSYDSKENFNPTGLLTPQSVIKEVGIGLSPKVGEHLSRTPFVTVKRYVNNS; encoded by the exons ATGGCTCCTACACCAAAGAATCAGATAACCCCATCTCCATTATCAAAATTGAATCAACCCCATGTGGTTAATTCAAGAACCCCACAATCAAAACATCGTTTAAACTTCACTACAACAGTAAAAGAAGGGCCACCACCAGAGCATCCCGTTGAGGTTATAGGTCGTATTCGCGATTACTCTGATAATAAAAAGGACAAATCTTTATCAGAGTTACAAGTAAACTCAGATCATCGGTCCTTACGCGTTAGGACTGACATAGGGTATAGAGATTTTACCCTTGATGGCGTTTCATTGTCTGAAGAAGAGGATCTTGATGAGTTTTATAAGAAATTTGTGGAGTCAAGAATTGATGGTGTGAAATTAGGTGATAAATGTACAATAATGATGTATGGACCAACTGGTGCTGGTAAAAGTCATACAATGTTTGGGAGTGTTAAGCAGCCTGGTATTGTGTATAAGTCATTGAGGAATATATTGGGTGATGAGAATGATGAGAATAGTGACAAAATTGGTGTTGGCACATTTGTTCAGGTTACTGTTTTGGAGATATATAATGAGGAAATTTATGATTTGTTATCGTCGACTAATAGTGGTGGTGGATTTGGTTTTGGTTGGTCTAAAGCCAGTGCTTCTAag GTGAAGCTGGAAGTTATTTGCAAAAAACCAAAAAATGCAACTTTTATCTCGGGGACTGAAGCTATAAAGATATCGAAAGAGATCCAGAAAGTGGAAAAGAGAAGAACCGTAAAGAGCACCCTGTGTAATGAGAGGAGCTCTCGGAGCCACTGCATG ATAATCCTTGACGTTCCAACAGTGGGAGGGCGACTGATGCTTGTGGACATGGCTGGTTCTGAGAATATTGAACAAGCTGGTCAAACTGGTTTGGAAGCAAAAATGCAG ACTGCGAAAATAAACCAGGGAAACATTGCATTGAAGAGGGTTGTTGAATCAATTGCAAATGGCGATTCTCATGTTCCGTTTAGAGATAGCAAGTTAACAATGCTCCTACAG GATTCTTTTGAGGACGACAAGTCCAAAATTCTCATGATACTGTGTGCGAGCCCGGATCCTAAAGAACTACACAAGACGATCTCTACTCTAGAGTATGGAGCCAAAGCGAAATGTATTGTCCGTGGCCCTCATACGCCATTGAAAGAGAAAGGTGCAGAAGATTCTTCCTCATCGGCAGTTATTTTGGGATCAAGGATTGCCGTTATGGACCAGTTTATCTACAAGCTTCAGATGGAGAACAAGCTGAAAGAGAAAGAGCGTAACGAAGCTCAGAAAGCGCTTATGAGGAAAGAAGAGGAAATTGCTACACTAAGGACCAAACTTGAGTTAGTACAAGGAAAGGGAACAGAGATAACTGAGGAGATCAATGTTAAAGTGAATGAGCGAACTCAGACGTTGAAGAGTGAGTTGGAAATGAGGATACAAGAATGTCAGAAAATGGCAAATGAAATTGTTGAAATGGAAAGGAGGAAGATGGAAGAAAGAGTGTTGCAGCAGCAACAAGAATTTGAAATGCTACGGAGGCGCTTGGAGGAGATGGAAGCTGAGCTTCGCCGCTCTAGGGCTGAAAGTGGATCATCAGTACAAGTGGAGGAAAATACTTTCGCAAAAAGGTTGCAGGATATTTACTCTGAAGATGCTGCAGGAATGGTAAAATCTATGGATTTGGACAGATCAATTGATATGGACAACGGAAAACGTGATATACTGGTATATAAACCTGAAGGTGGTAACACTTTTCAAGCAATCTTGGGCTATCCCAACATAAGCAATTCAGGAGAAGTTGAAGATCCTGCTGTCAATCTTGGGTTGCCACATTTCGCCAATAAAGCTAGCCTGAGCACTGTATTTGAAGAGGACGAAGAAGGTGATGGTGAATTGGAGGTGCAGAAGGAGGTCATTGAGGAAAAAAGAATATGTTCGGGTCTGCTAAATCATGGTACGAGTTGTTTGAGACCAGCTCCTGATGATTTCAGTGATTTATCAAAGGACACCGATGTTTGTATGGGTGCAGCGCCTTCTAGAAAAGTGCTTATTGAGAACATATTCACACTCTGTGGAAATTATAGAGAGCTTTCTCATCATAGTATAATTCCAGCGAAACCTGCAGAGAAGAATGTTAAAGATACTGATTTCTCATCACCTACGGATAAGACAATCGGAGCTGTAAAAGATTTTCATACTCCATCAGTAGGTTTCTCCAAGGATCATTCGCCATCAGTTTATCCCGAGACTATAAAAAAGTCATCAGTAAATCAGACAAAAACGTTTAAGAGCTCTTATGATTCAAAGGAGAACTTCAACCCTACTGGTCTATTAACTCCACAGTCAGTTATCAAAGAAGTAGGTATTGGACTTTCTCCCAAAGTAGGAGAACATCTAAGTAGAACGCCGTTTGTAACGGTGAAAAGATATGTCAATAACTCTTAG